In Myotis daubentonii chromosome 6, mMyoDau2.1, whole genome shotgun sequence, a genomic segment contains:
- the LOC132236667 gene encoding LOW QUALITY PROTEIN: F-box only protein 31-like (The sequence of the model RefSeq protein was modified relative to this genomic sequence to represent the inferred CDS: inserted 2 bases in 2 codons) yields MLRCVEEWACLCSSRGCRCGQQHQGSAEMAAADSKPSPAEKHIEADSAARCCAGSGGIASPMLPPPSLRCSLQDLPVEMLVEIFASLPGTDLPSPTQVCTKFHRILHTNSIWRRHCREEYDVCENLQNLEMIGMSYREVYAKLLHPFRNILGLWHLDTEHYRTLVNVVVDTLCITGWMYGPCLNTHVDGPMQFNPLFRICLTERKSATVECMEGRISRPHNRHLQIQKDRFSIQCNKTDHRTDSPTRLRGEWGLVLEREDRHQYDXLTSRRLYLPPSHPDDLIRPGLFPAKYDPYGLNIAMLSFHGKYARVTKITGDSHKLEIHLKRRIQLPDVEIFRNFHELARVVQEIDEQVTREQQQQQEDGTEESEGHGWQSPAQPSMGESGAAASEEQPVPFVLPVGMHRKDQNYPRTCRMCFYGVDTVTVTRHGFASTRCCPGVFILFDENHFGFIWXVKYFILYGRVQNTFQNVEAPSPQAFLKMLKDVQSGPPGRSSLHAL; encoded by the exons ATGCTTCGATGTGTGGAGGAGTGGGCTTGCCTCTGCTCTTCGCGGGGATGTCGGTGTGGTCAGCAACACCAGGGCTCAGCTGAGATGGCAGCGGCTGACAGCAAGCCGTCCCCTgcagaaaagcacattgaggcgGACTCGGCAGCGCGGTGCTGTGCGGGGAGTGGAGGAATCGCGAGCCCCATGCTGCCCCCGCCGTCCCTGCGCTGCTCActgcaggacctgccggtggagatgctggtggagatcttcgcctcgctccctGGCACCGACCTGCCCAGCCCAACCCAGGTCTGTACCAAATTCCACCGCATCCTGCACACCAACAGCATCTGGAGACGGCACTGCCGGGAGGAGTATGACGTTTGTGAAAACTTGCAGAACCTGGAGATGATAGGGATGTCTTATCGAGAAGTCTATGCAAAGCTACTCCACCCATTCAGAAacattttgggattgtggcaCCTAGATACTGAGCACTATAGAACACTAGTGAATGTAGTGGTGGACACCTTATGCATTACTGGCTGGATGTACGGGCCTTGCCTTAACACCCATGTGGATGGCCCAATGCAATTCAATCCCTTGTTCAGAATTTGCTTGACGGAGCGGAAATCAGCCAcggtggagtgcatggaaggccgcATCAGCAGGCCCCACAACCGCCACCTGCAGATTCAGAAGGACAGGTTCAGCATCCAGTGCAACAAGACAGACCACCGAACGGATTCCCCAACGCGGCTTAGGGGAGAATGGGGGCTGGTGCTGGAGCGGGAGGACAGACATCAGTATG TGCTGACCTcccgccgcctctacctcccgccgagccacccggacgacctcatcaggccaggcctcttcccagCCAAGTACGATCCCTACGGCCTAAATAttgccatgctcagcttccatgggaagtatgccagggtcacGAAGATCACGGGAGACTCCCAcaagttagagatccacctcaagcgccgcatccagctgccaGATGTcgagatcttccgcaacttcCACGAGCTCGCCCGCGTGGTCCAGGAGATTGACGAGCAGGTgacccgggagcagcagcagcagcaagaagacgggactgaggaaagcgagggccatggctggcagagccctgcccagcccagcatgggggagtccggggctgcagcttcggaggagcagcctgtcccgtttgttctgcctgtgggcatGCACCGAAAagaccagaactacccccgaacatgcaggatgtgtttctatggcgtggacACTGTTACTGTTACCAGACATGGCTTCGCCTCCACCAGGTGCtgccctggagtcttcatcctgttcgatgagaaccacttcgggttcatCT AGGTGAAATACTTCATCCTGTacggcagagtccagaacaccttccagaatgtggaggcaccatccccgcaggccttcctgaaAATGCTCAAGGACGTTCAGTCCGgaccccctgggaggagcagcttgcatgcTCTTTAA